Below is a window of Camelina sativa cultivar DH55 chromosome 11, Cs, whole genome shotgun sequence DNA.
NNNNNNNNNNNNNNNNNNNNNNNNNNNNNNNNNNNNNNNNNNNNNNNNNNNNNNNNNNNNNNNNNNNNNNNNNNNNNNNNNNNNNNNNNNNNNNNNNNNNNNNNNNNNNNNNNNNNNNNNNNNNNNNNNNNNNNNNNNNNNNNNNNNNNNNNNNNNNNNNNNNNNNNNNNNNNNNNNNNNNNNNNAATCCTCCCACAAAGACTTAGCACTTTCGAAAACTCCTCGAGGTACCACGACCCGCTGTTGACCTTCTACCTCCGAGATAACAAACGGTTGTTTCGTAAACATGTGCTGTTGGGCAACCTTCACCCACAGTTTGTTTCCAACACCAAGTTGTATTCGAAGGGGAAACCCTAGCCTCTGACCGTGATTGACCTAACATAGCAGAACTTTTGTCTAAACCCTCCATAACATCATCCTTTCGCAAAGATCCAACAGGAGAAGAGATCAGCTCTTCTTCCTGCACAATTCCGGCACCAAAACCTGGCGGAGAGGCCACCAACATCCGCTGCCGTGGGAaggaaacaaaaaccctaatcatcttcAAAATCGCCCTATACTAACGTGGCAGAAATAATAATCTTatcttttactatttttctaAAACAGCCATTTCGCTATTATGCCTCTTacaagatatttttattttatggttcTAAATTTGGATATCTGTCTAACTTGAAAACTAGTGCCTTAAACggatacaaaaatacaaaaaaacctATCATATATAAGTTAGTGACCTCATAAAGTCACATCAACAGTGTTTCTGGGTCTGCGACCACCAATTATATATGTGTAGTATATCAGCtcttatatattactttatataCGTATATGTctaatatatacaatattatataGGTATCGTTATTTGTTAAATTGTAGGTTATAGGATTGAAAGAACGATAATATTGATTCTGTATTCCGTTAAAAACCCCGGACAAATTCTTTTTAACAATTCAATttataataagtaaaatatgattgtctttcttgttttgtttatctATTTTAAGATGTTTATAATGAGATGTTTGGTCGAATGGCCAACTAGCTTTAGAACAAATAGAAACCCAAATATGAACCAATCAGAAATGAATAAAAGGATAGTTGCTTCCCAATTCTTGTAACGTTGAACAGAGAATGAGCCACGtagttaattataaaatttggtcGACGACATCGGAGAGTCTCCTTCgacctttatttattttttgttatttagtgAGATTATTGTAATGGACGATTTAGTGGCATACTGAATGATGTCATCATAGTAATTTAGGTTATACTTGAGGGGTTTACTAGGTGGGATACTGATGATTCCGAGGGTACTGTTGCTTTGAGTAGATGTATGACAATCTCGTACTACTATATAATCTTATCATTCACCAAAATCAAGGtcactttttctttataatataattcattATTCAAAGTCAATATGAATACTAGCAATGAACAATGAGTTATTGACCgtgttataagttataactctCAAATTCCACAACAACCTGGTGTTATAGTTTGACCCGTCTACCTCGAGTTGATTAGCGTTTTTAAACAGATGAGTCGCAATTTATTTCGAGCTTAGTTAACGTTTCCATAAATCCTGACTGTTGATCTAACTTAGAGACTGATCAGTGTGACAAATTAATTCCGACGACATGCATATCCGATCCTAACTGTTAGTAGGgttggatatatttttttttggtaatgagtAGGGTTGGATGATACATGGTTTTGGATCTGAGTAAGTAAAGTTCGTCAGAATACAAATCTTGCGTTAATTATTTCGGTCTGGGGTTAAACTGTGTATCATTTAAAATAGTAACTTTGTATAAACTATATTAAGTCATTGGTACTGATtgaaactcaaactcaaacaataTATGAGTATTTCTTTTGCCTGTTGGAATGGATGGAGCAATCCAACCCGAATTAACCGCATTCGTTAGTGCATGTCAGTGAGCAACAGTATATTGTAGAATCCATTGTATACGATGGAAGTTAGGTTCAAACTGAAAATGTTTAGACATGCATCAATCAAAATACTAAGAGAGTGGGACAAGAAGTTGATGGAAGTtaggtttaaattcaaaacGACTCAAAATCCAAGACAACTGGACAAATAAACTCAAGACAGCtgttaaaattaatgaaattaaatgTAGAAAAGAAGCCAACCTGCTACGGTTTGGTCCATGCATGCATATGAGCAGTGAAAAAGGGTACGCGGAAGGACCACGTACGGGATGTTACGGACTTGCGATGGAAGTAGGTTTCTAATTAGAACATATACCTCGACTTAAGAACTCAAGACAGATCTATTTTGTACTTTGGTCTTTGGAATTTGTGCCTTCccttttttgtgattcttctcGAACCAACCAGCATGCCTACTTTAAGACTTATTCTAATTAGTTTGCACGAACATAAACGATTATTTTGCATTGAGCTTTTTATGTAATAAGAACAAAGAATTGGTACAGATAAAATTTTCGTTCGAACTTACACGACCACTCAATATATCTAGTGTAGAAGGATTCATAATATTGAATAAACTATCCAAGCTAGAGATGGATGATATACAAGAATCGTCGTCAATGACAAATAGCCATCAAATGATTAATTTCACCTGTAAAGCGACAAAAACATTACTCTACAAAATACTtctaaaaattgaattaaaagattGGATATAATTTGGTCGACAGATAGATATGAGACGAACAAAAGAAGATTTCATCTGGAGAGGATTTGACAATTATGATGAAAGAAACATTCTGTACTAGATATACTCTTAAACCATCTaatctcttgatttttttttaaattgagacattggcaaaaacaaaacaaaaaagaagtaaatgttAACAAACATTCTTTATgatcttgcttttttttttatatatatatataagaattttctcagaagaaaaaatgacaaaaaaaaaaagaaaagtaaaaggaaagagagaagtgGTCACATCTCTTATGGGCTGTAACATTGGTCCTTATAATTAAAACGCATTTGGGGTATTAGTGAATTAATGAGAGGAAAAGAGTTATTGCAGCCTGCGGAAAGGACCACCCCACTGGTCACCGTGTGGGCACGATTAAGTTGTGGCCTTTCATCTCAACATCATCACACTACTCTATTATGTATTATCGCAACAACTGTCTTGTCTTTGATCATCTCTGTACGTCCCACTAAATAATATGTGGGACTACATCAGTTTTTACCGTACGAAAATATCAGAacaaagcaacaacaacaaaataaagtaaaaaaaaaaaaaaaaagagtcaatgTGTGTACTTTGGTTGGTTAACTTTGTGTATGTGGGTTTTGGGGATAACATATTTTAGAATctatttgatatttaaaaaaaaatacaaaagaaatgaGAACTTCGTTTGATTATAGATTGTTGTGCATGTGCTTATCAATCATTAAATTTACGAATAAGAATAATAGAGTTTTGATTTTAGTATTTGGTTCAAATTTGATGATAATCACAAATATCTTAGGAAATTTATAGACGGGCCAAATTGATAAACTACATGCAAGGCCTATATTTGGATATAAGGTccaattaaaatccaaaaacaaacgATTTATTCTTGTATTATCCACTAggaatttttgtcttttattgcTATCAAGTGTTTATGCACTTAACTTTTGTGAAATTTATGCACTAAAGCTACATACACAACTCGTCCACGACATCTTGACTGATTGGTTTTGACCAAAAAATCTGACTGATTGGTAGATTGGGGTTTATAGTACTGtagagattttaaaaatttatctaaAAGTTTTAACAAATCAAAGCTTTAGGCAAAATAAAGTTTGATTGGTTCAACTTAAGGACTCTAGATAAAGCATATTTTTCGTTAATTTGTTccaaaatgatatttttctacTTCATTTTTTAATATCGTCTAGATAATAGGAGATTGTTAGCAAATTCATCACGGCTTTTACGCATACAAATGAGATTAATGGATAGATTCAATAACGAGAATCTTTACTGAATCTTAATCTTTACCATTAACcctataaaataaaagattccACAAAACTCCTAATCACATTTTCCACAAAACTCCTAATCACATACgcaaagcaaaaacaaacacctCTCGGATCTTTTCTATGGCCGAGATTGTACAAGACACGACCAGAGTCATGGAGATAGAAGGAGatgtggtggaggaggatgacCTTGACCGTTGcgtggtggaggaggttgagCTAACCGTTCCCAAAACCGATGATCCAACGTTACCGGTTCTCACTTTTAGAATGTGGACTCTAGGTCTTGGTGCGTGTATCATACTCTCGTTCGTAAACCAGTTCTTCTGGTACAGGCAGATGCCATTGACCATTACAGGAATCTCGGCTCAGATCGCGGTGGTGCCTCTTGGTCACCTGATGGCTAAAGTGCTTCCAACAAGGATGTTCTTGGAAGGATCAAAGTGGGAGTTTAGCATGAATCCAGGTCCTTTTAATGTTAAGGAACACGTTTTGATCACAATCTTCGCTAATTCGGGAGCTGGAACGGTTTATGCGACACATATACTTAGTGCAATCAAGCTTTATTATAAGAGATCTCTTCCGTTTCTACCGGCTTTTCTCCTTATGATCACTACGCAGGTGGATTAACTTTTCTGTGCCCTAATTGATATATAAGCATAAAATGATCTGTTTGAAATtggtatgtttgtttttttttttaattttttttaatttaattcgcTTTAGCTTATATAGAACCTAGACGATAGAGTGattgataaattataaatagatagatagagattTGCATTAACCATAAGTCCATAACTCTTAAATTACTAAACTCAACTTTTGTCTTATGTAAAGGATAGTTATTGGCTTTGGTTTTAAGTTTTGGGTTGATTGGTTAGACTAAAACGTGATTACTTGTATTGTTTTGAGACTATTTTTTGGacatttcttacaaaaataaaatgtttacttttggtgtacttttttcttttttaacccACTGAATCTCCTTGTAGTTTCTCCGATTTGGGTGGGCTGGTCTATTCCGTAAACACCTTGTTGAGCCTGGTGAAATGTGGTGGCCAAGCAATCTAGTTCAAGTGTCTCTCTTCAAGTAATACTCTTTATATTACATTcatataaaatctatataattagTCTTCAGCTACTTAATTGGCTCACTAATCATTGCAGTGCCTTGTatgagaaggaaaagaagagaaagggaTGCATGACTCGAATCCAGTTCTTCCTCATTGTCCTTGTGACCAGTTTTGCATACTACATTCTCCCCGGTTATTTATTCACAATGATAACTTCCATCTCATGGGTCTGTTGGCTTAGTCCCAAATCGGTTTTAGTCCACCAACTCGGTTCAGGTGAACAAGGTCTGGGTGTTGGCGCAATTGGTATTGATTGGGCTACAATTAGTTCTTACTTGGGTAGCCCACTCGCGAGTCCCTTATTCGCTACCATCAATGTAGCCATCGGTTTTGCGGGGATCATGTATGTCGCCACCCCGATTTGTTATTGGCTAAATATATACAAGGCCAAAACATATCCCATCTTCTCAAGTGGGCTTTTCATGGGAAATGGCTCTTCCTATGATGTTTTAAGCATCATTGATAATAAGTTTCATCTCGACCGCGAAATCTATGCAAAGACTGGTTCTATTCATATGAGCACTTTCTTTGCAGTCACATATGGGCTAGGGTTTGCTACTTTGTCCGCAACTATTGTCCATGTTTTAATTTTCAACGGAAGGTAACGTGTAACTCAATCAGTTCCTTATAACTAcattttacttcttctttctttatctaAACTAAATGTCTGAGACTAGTCTTGATCGAAGTTATCTAACTAATTTCCTTCTATTTTTACAGGGATTTATGGAAACAAACAAGAGGTGCTTTTCAAAGGAACAAGAAAATGGATTTACACACGAGAATCATGAAGAAAAACTATAGGGAAGTTCCCATGTGGTGGTTTTATGTGATCCTCGTACTTAACATTGCGCTCATCATGTTCATCTCTTTCTACTACAATGCAACCGTGCAGCTACCTTGGTGGGGAGTGTTGCTAGCTTGTGCCATTGCCGTCTTCTTCACTCCTCTTATTGGTGTTATCGTAGCCACCACTAATCAGGTACTTACTTAAAACTACATGAAAGTAAAGAAGCAAATTagagtttaaaaattattcttttCAATTGTGTAAGAAGCATaactatataaaacaaaatcatgaaaat
It encodes the following:
- the LOC104728848 gene encoding oligopeptide transporter 9-like produces the protein MAEIVQDTTRVMEIEGDVVEEDDLDRCVVEEVELTVPKTDDPTLPVLTFRMWTLGLGACIILSFVNQFFWYRQMPLTITGISAQIAVVPLGHLMAKVLPTRMFLEGSKWEFSMNPGPFNVKEHVLITIFANSGAGTVYATHILSAIKLYYKRSLPFLPAFLLMITTQFLRFGWAGLFRKHLVEPGEMWWPSNLVQVSLFNALYEKEKKRKGCMTRIQFFLIVLVTSFAYYILPGYLFTMITSISWVCWLSPKSVLVHQLGSGEQGLGVGAIGIDWATISSYLGSPLASPLFATINVAIGFAGIMYVATPICYWLNIYKAKTYPIFSSGLFMGNGSSYDVLSIIDNKFHLDREIYAKTGSIHMSTFFAVTYGLGFATLSATIVHVLIFNGRDLWKQTRGAFQRNKKMDLHTRIMKKNYREVPMWWFYVILVLNIALIMFISFYYNATVQLPWWGVLLACAIAVFFTPLIGVIVATTNQAPGLNVITEYVIGYIYPERPVANMCFKVYGYISMTQALTFIQDFKLGLYMKIPPRSMFMAQVVGTLVAVIVYTGTAWWLMVDIPHLCDKSLLPPDSEWTCPMDRVFFDASVIWGLVGPRRMFGDLGEYSAINWINALALVGKVKPAPPPVSANPEVDLMLDVVSGSVPCADLVSNFEYPPLIVAGSSSSEVSTGDPVTADPYHTTDVGPSSVNDKITSSTPLKYSTVARDPSCLEEIGTPTQYVSGVPFVIIPDENIQAAKIEFKDFIFAQFHGPPQQWAE